The following proteins come from a genomic window of Pirellulaceae bacterium:
- the gmd gene encoding GDP-mannose 4,6-dehydratase, with the protein MSRKALILGITGQDGSYLAELLLDKGYQVHGLVRRSSNFSTARIDHLYRDSHSDPPLKLHYGDLTDGQALAQLIQEIAPDEIYNLAAQSHVRVSFDLPVYTLMTVGLGALNVLEAARRLNDIQPVRVYQASSSEMFGRALETPQRESTPFNPQSPYACSKVYAHFQTQNYRVSHGLFACCGILFNHESPRRGETFVTRKITRAATRIKLGLQNKLYLGNLEARRDWGFAKDYVESMWLMLQHERPDDYVIATGRSATIAEFLEMVFGQLDLDWRQYVEIDPYYFRPSEVDCLIGDASKAQQVLNWQPQTSLEQLAELMTASDLELAQKELSSGALSESNP; encoded by the coding sequence ATGTCCCGCAAAGCTTTGATCCTGGGGATCACCGGACAGGATGGGTCGTATCTGGCAGAATTGCTATTGGATAAAGGCTACCAGGTACATGGCTTGGTACGTCGCAGCAGCAATTTCTCAACGGCGCGCATCGACCATTTGTATCGCGATTCGCATAGCGATCCTCCATTGAAATTGCATTACGGGGATTTGACGGACGGCCAAGCGCTTGCCCAGCTTATACAAGAGATCGCGCCCGACGAGATTTACAATCTAGCGGCGCAGAGTCACGTTAGAGTTTCTTTTGATCTGCCGGTCTATACCCTGATGACCGTCGGCCTGGGAGCACTCAATGTGCTTGAAGCAGCGCGACGGCTGAATGACATCCAGCCGGTGCGTGTCTACCAAGCCTCTTCGTCAGAAATGTTCGGGCGAGCCCTGGAAACACCGCAACGCGAATCGACGCCATTCAATCCGCAGTCCCCCTACGCCTGCTCCAAGGTCTATGCGCATTTTCAGACTCAGAATTATCGCGTTTCCCATGGTTTGTTCGCCTGCTGCGGAATACTTTTCAATCACGAGTCGCCACGGCGTGGCGAAACGTTCGTCACCAGAAAGATCACCCGGGCCGCTACCCGTATCAAGCTAGGGTTGCAGAATAAACTTTACTTGGGCAACCTTGAAGCTCGACGCGATTGGGGATTCGCTAAAGATTATGTCGAGTCGATGTGGCTGATGTTGCAACACGAGCGTCCCGATGATTATGTGATTGCTACCGGGCGTTCGGCGACGATTGCTGAGTTCTTGGAAATGGTTTTCGGCCAGCTCGACTTAGACTGGCGACAATACGTCGAAATTGATCCCTACTACTTTCGACCTTCCGAAGTCGATTGTTTGATCGGCGATGCCTCAAAAGCCCAACAGGTTCTGAATTGGCAACCGCAAACTTCGCTGGAGCAGTTAGCCGAACTGATGACGGCTAGCGATCTCGAGCTGGCGCAGAAGGAACTGTCTAGCGGAGCACTAAGCGAATCTAATCCGTAG